In the genome of Pediococcus claussenii ATCC BAA-344, one region contains:
- a CDS encoding amino acid ABC transporter permease yields MINIIANHWQPLLDGLGQTLLCSLIALLFSLIIGSMFAIFEVLPNRALNVIGRIYVEIVRNIPLLVVTMFFYIIIPRFFITINGFTAGTIGLTIYTSAFIAETVRAGIQSVSGGQMEAARSNGMTYWQSMRYIVLPQAFKIVIPPLGNQFINLVKNSSVLAFVAGFDLMYQGNAIASTTFDTINSYVVVGILYLIITMPLSYYMRYLEKRTNRGVA; encoded by the coding sequence ATGATCAATATTATTGCTAATCATTGGCAGCCTTTATTAGATGGACTGGGTCAAACGTTATTATGTAGTTTGATTGCGTTACTCTTCAGTCTAATCATTGGATCTATGTTTGCTATTTTTGAAGTATTACCTAATCGTGCTCTAAACGTGATCGGCCGAATTTATGTTGAAATCGTCCGTAATATTCCACTTCTAGTTGTCACGATGTTCTTTTACATTATAATTCCTCGTTTCTTTATCACAATTAACGGATTTACCGCTGGAACGATTGGATTAACAATTTATACATCGGCTTTTATTGCCGAAACAGTTCGCGCTGGAATTCAATCAGTTAGTGGGGGACAGATGGAAGCTGCTCGTTCAAACGGGATGACTTATTGGCAATCAATGCGGTATATTGTACTGCCGCAAGCATTTAAGATTGTGATTCCACCACTTGGTAATCAATTTATAAACTTAGTTAAGAATTCATCAGTTCTTGCTTTTGTTGCTGGGTTTGATTTGATGTATCAGGGTAATGCCATTGCATCTACTACTTTTGATACTATTAACTCATACGTAGTAGTTGGTATTTTATATTTGATTATTACTATGCCCCTTAGTTATTACATGCGTTATCTTGAAAAACGAACGAATCGAGGTGTTGCATAA